A genomic window from Ruegeria sp. TM1040 includes:
- a CDS encoding KpsF/GutQ family sugar-phosphate isomerase — MTPRELTCDETLAEMARVLTVEAAALTQMASEVGDPQLKAVEILEAMEGRVIVSGVGKSGHIGNKIAATLASTGTPAQFVHATEASHGDLGMVTPRDVCLVISNSGETSELADIVTYSRRFAIPLIAITRKADSTLATQADVVLLLPDAPEACGIGMAPTTSTTATLAMGDALAVALMKRRGFEREDFKVFHPGGKLGAQLMLVDGLMHTGEALPLVAPETPMTEALLIMTAKGFGLAGLVEGGRLTGIITDGDLRRNMDGLMARSAGEVATRGPKVIRRGSLASEALHDMNSRKISALFVLDNEDRVAGLLHIHDCLRAGLA; from the coding sequence ATGACCCCGCGAGAACTGACCTGTGATGAAACCCTTGCCGAAATGGCCCGCGTGCTGACCGTGGAGGCCGCCGCGCTGACTCAGATGGCTTCTGAGGTGGGCGATCCACAGCTCAAGGCGGTCGAGATTCTCGAGGCCATGGAAGGCCGTGTGATCGTGTCGGGCGTCGGCAAATCCGGCCATATCGGCAATAAGATCGCCGCCACCCTGGCCTCGACGGGGACGCCTGCGCAATTTGTGCATGCCACCGAGGCGAGCCACGGCGATCTTGGCATGGTGACGCCGCGCGATGTCTGTCTGGTGATCTCCAATTCCGGCGAAACCTCCGAGCTGGCCGATATCGTCACCTATAGCCGCCGCTTTGCTATTCCGCTCATTGCCATCACCCGCAAGGCCGACAGCACCCTCGCGACCCAGGCCGATGTGGTGCTGCTGCTGCCCGATGCGCCCGAGGCCTGCGGCATCGGCATGGCCCCCACCACCTCGACCACGGCAACGCTGGCGATGGGGGATGCGCTGGCGGTGGCCCTGATGAAACGGCGCGGCTTTGAGCGCGAGGATTTCAAGGTCTTCCACCCCGGCGGCAAGCTCGGCGCGCAGCTGATGCTGGTGGATGGGCTGATGCACACGGGCGAGGCGCTGCCGCTGGTGGCGCCAGAGACACCGATGACAGAGGCGCTTTTGATCATGACCGCCAAGGGCTTTGGCCTTGCGGGGCTGGTCGAAGGTGGCCGCCTCACGGGCATCATCACCGACGGCGATTTGCGCCGCAATATGGATGGTCTGATGGCGCGCAGCGCCGGCGAGGTGGCCACCCGCGGCCCCAAGGTGATCCGGCGCGGTTCGCTGGCCTCCGAGGCGCTCCACGACATGAACAGCCGCAAGATCTCGGCGCTGTTTGTGCTCGATAATGAGGACCGGGTGGCGGGCTTGCTGCATATCCATGACTGCCTGCGGGCTGGGTTGGCTTGA
- a CDS encoding YciI family protein — protein sequence MKYMLLIYAAPDREPAYGTPEFDEMMAGFAATSEKMNADGVMVDGEGLQGIETATSLRITSGKVETMDGPFAETREHLGGYYVIDVPDLDTALRYAAMIPVAHFGTIEVRPLMDYNPAG from the coding sequence ATGAAATACATGCTTCTGATCTATGCCGCCCCGGACCGGGAACCCGCCTATGGCACGCCTGAGTTCGATGAGATGATGGCCGGTTTTGCCGCCACCAGCGAAAAAATGAACGCCGATGGTGTCATGGTGGACGGCGAAGGCTTGCAGGGGATCGAGACCGCGACCTCGCTGCGGATCACCTCCGGCAAGGTCGAAACCATGGATGGTCCCTTTGCCGAAACCCGCGAACATCTCGGCGGCTATTACGTGATTGATGTGCCCGATCTGGACACCGCCCTCAGATATGCCGCAATGATCCCGGTGGCGCATTTTGGCACCATCGAGGTGCGCCCCCTGATGGATTATAACCCCGCAGGCTGA
- a CDS encoding RNA polymerase sigma factor has translation MTHAVPSAIAVQQVIDDVMRRDRGRLLAGLSVRLGDIQLAEDALQEAVIAALKHWGRSGVPHAPLAWLMRAGFNKGIDQLRSRQREGRKAEDLGLIAPDQDAAEQAETIPDARLRLIFTCCHPALEEKSRVALTLRTVCSLSTRDIAAAFLDSEQTMGQRLSRAKAKIRAKGIGFQVPEPDQWSERLGTVLSTLYLIFTTGYVQEEAGPRDFCREGIYLARLLCALRPDDPEIEGALALMLLTEARSAARIGPDGAMRPIEDQDSSLWHHETITEAQALLAQAVLRRQPGAFQIKAALADCHMMRPKPDWAQMALLYQALWRFEPTPVVALNQAVVMAELGQGAQALNHLRALEDDLGQFQPWHAAMAHVLAQEGHIGDARCAYEQAIKTAPHDAARRFLETRVQRLPPCAFSGS, from the coding sequence ATGACACATGCCGTCCCCAGTGCCATCGCCGTGCAGCAGGTCATCGATGATGTGATGCGCCGCGACAGGGGGCGGCTGCTGGCGGGCCTGAGCGTCCGCCTCGGGGATATCCAGCTGGCAGAAGACGCTCTGCAGGAGGCGGTGATTGCGGCGCTCAAACACTGGGGCCGCTCCGGCGTGCCTCATGCGCCGCTGGCCTGGCTGATGCGGGCAGGGTTCAACAAGGGGATCGACCAGCTGCGCAGCCGCCAGCGCGAGGGGCGCAAGGCAGAGGATCTGGGGCTGATTGCCCCCGACCAAGACGCGGCAGAGCAGGCCGAGACCATCCCAGATGCGCGCCTGCGGCTGATCTTCACCTGCTGCCATCCGGCGCTGGAGGAAAAATCCCGCGTCGCCCTGACCCTGCGCACGGTCTGCAGCCTGAGCACGCGCGACATTGCCGCGGCCTTTCTCGACAGCGAGCAGACCATGGGCCAGCGCCTGTCCCGCGCCAAGGCCAAGATCCGTGCCAAAGGCATCGGGTTTCAGGTGCCAGAGCCCGACCAGTGGTCCGAACGGCTCGGCACGGTGCTCTCCACGCTCTATCTGATCTTCACAACCGGCTATGTGCAGGAGGAGGCAGGCCCGCGCGATTTCTGTCGCGAGGGGATCTATCTTGCGCGGCTTTTGTGCGCGCTGCGCCCGGATGATCCCGAAATCGAGGGGGCGCTGGCCCTGATGCTGCTGACCGAAGCACGCAGCGCCGCCCGCATTGGCCCGGATGGGGCGATGCGCCCGATCGAGGACCAGGACAGCAGCCTCTGGCACCATGAGACCATCACCGAGGCGCAGGCTCTGCTGGCACAGGCGGTTCTGCGCCGCCAGCCCGGCGCGTTTCAGATCAAGGCCGCCCTTGCGGATTGCCACATGATGCGCCCAAAGCCTGATTGGGCGCAGATGGCGCTGCTCTACCAGGCGCTCTGGCGGTTTGAGCCAACCCCGGTGGTGGCACTCAACCAGGCGGTGGTGATGGCAGAGCTGGGGCAAGGCGCTCAGGCCCTGAACCACTTGCGTGCCCTAGAGGATGACCTGGGACAGTTTCAACCATGGCATGCGGCAATGGCACATGTGCTGGCACAGGAAGGCCATATCGGGGACGCCCGCTGTGCCTATGAGCAGGCCATAAAAACCGCTCCCCATGACGCTGCGCGCCGGTTTCTGGAAACCAGAGTGCAGAGACTGCCCCCCTGCGCTTTCAGCGGATCTTAA
- a CDS encoding substrate-binding periplasmic protein: MPLRSFFALITCIGTLCSAPVWAETIRLVQDEAYAPYMTKDGKQPTGIWAEVITQALSRIEGDYDVVLEAVPWSRAVNLVESGQAHGLVGTYYKPDSRPWIGTYSTAPFTENVAVYCRDGVAEAGWSYPQDFKGLTFGNNAGFGTPGQAFFDLVASGLISLQEAPTTDLNLKKLAAGRIDCYVQEQLTAEIAITALGISGITQVLDTSVENSMIGFRASWQGAEAEGFIAEMDRALAEMMADGTIDQIIATAVAG; this comes from the coding sequence ATGCCCCTTCGTAGTTTTTTTGCCCTGATCACCTGTATCGGCACCCTGTGCTCTGCTCCCGTTTGGGCCGAGACCATCCGTCTGGTTCAAGATGAAGCCTACGCCCCCTATATGACCAAGGATGGCAAACAACCCACCGGCATCTGGGCCGAGGTGATCACCCAGGCCCTGAGCCGCATCGAGGGCGATTATGACGTGGTGCTGGAAGCTGTGCCGTGGTCGCGCGCTGTAAACCTGGTGGAGAGCGGGCAGGCCCATGGGCTTGTTGGCACCTATTACAAACCCGACAGCCGCCCCTGGATCGGCACCTATTCAACCGCCCCCTTCACCGAAAATGTCGCGGTCTACTGCCGGGATGGGGTTGCTGAGGCGGGCTGGTCCTATCCGCAGGATTTCAAAGGACTCACATTTGGCAATAACGCCGGCTTTGGCACGCCGGGGCAGGCGTTCTTTGATCTGGTCGCCAGTGGTCTCATCTCGCTTCAGGAAGCGCCGACCACCGATCTCAACCTGAAGAAACTCGCCGCGGGCCGCATTGATTGCTACGTGCAAGAGCAGCTGACCGCAGAAATCGCCATCACCGCGCTGGGGATCAGTGGCATCACCCAGGTGCTTGATACCTCGGTCGAAAACAGCATGATCGGCTTTCGCGCCAGCTGGCAGGGCGCCGAGGCGGAAGGCTTCATCGCCGAAATGGATCGCGCCCTTGCCGAGATGATGGCGGATGGAACGATCGACCAGATCATCGCCACCGCGGTTGCCGGTTAA
- a CDS encoding glycosyltransferase family 4 protein produces MKILFVHQNMPGQYRELVRWLAAQGGHELVFLSQRGGVKIPGVHTLVYTPFHVPAKDAFGLSKDWEAAAGAGFGAVQTMQKFERKHGFRPDIILGHTGWGELSFFKDLWPDVPILGFFEYYYSMQGGMVGFDPEQPPGPHAPYFNRARNVVPCLNRDVVDLGHVPTLWQRDRFPASFHDKMYVCHDGIRADRLHANPEAQLSLGRLEQPISRGDEIVTYVARNMERARGFHIMMRALPAIQAARPNARILMIGGNEASYGRESEHPGGLRGEMEAEVGQYVDWSRVHFLGRVPYGDLCQIIQLSRCHIYLTMPFVLSWSLLEAMAMEATIVAADVEPVREVITHGDTGLLVDFFDPEALAAQVAEVLARPQDFASLGARARARVMQDYDFLTRCLPEHLSQINRLVPSARPIPLPEG; encoded by the coding sequence ATGAAGATCCTTTTTGTGCATCAAAACATGCCTGGCCAGTATCGCGAGCTGGTGCGCTGGCTTGCGGCACAGGGAGGGCATGAGCTGGTGTTTCTGAGCCAGCGTGGGGGTGTAAAAATCCCGGGTGTACATACGCTGGTCTATACGCCCTTTCATGTACCCGCAAAGGACGCTTTTGGTCTGTCCAAGGACTGGGAAGCCGCGGCAGGGGCGGGTTTTGGCGCCGTGCAAACGATGCAAAAGTTTGAGCGCAAGCACGGGTTTCGCCCTGATATCATTCTTGGTCATACCGGCTGGGGAGAGCTCAGTTTTTTTAAGGATCTGTGGCCGGATGTGCCGATCCTGGGGTTCTTTGAATATTACTACAGCATGCAAGGTGGCATGGTGGGCTTTGATCCCGAACAGCCTCCCGGACCCCATGCGCCCTACTTCAATCGCGCCCGCAATGTGGTGCCATGCCTCAATCGCGATGTGGTGGATCTGGGGCATGTGCCGACGCTCTGGCAGCGCGATCGCTTTCCGGCGTCCTTTCACGACAAGATGTATGTCTGCCACGATGGCATCCGCGCGGATCGACTGCATGCCAATCCCGAGGCGCAGCTCTCGCTGGGCCGGTTGGAGCAGCCCATTTCGCGCGGCGATGAGATCGTGACCTATGTGGCACGCAATATGGAGCGGGCGCGTGGCTTTCATATCATGATGCGGGCCCTGCCGGCCATTCAGGCCGCGCGGCCCAATGCGCGTATCCTGATGATTGGTGGCAATGAGGCCTCTTACGGGCGTGAAAGCGAACACCCCGGGGGGCTGCGCGGCGAGATGGAAGCGGAGGTCGGCCAGTATGTTGACTGGAGCCGGGTGCATTTCCTGGGCCGGGTGCCCTACGGGGATCTGTGCCAGATCATTCAGCTGTCACGCTGCCACATCTACCTCACCATGCCCTTTGTTCTGAGCTGGTCGCTCTTGGAGGCAATGGCGATGGAGGCGACGATCGTGGCCGCCGATGTGGAGCCGGTGCGCGAGGTGATCACCCATGGCGACACCGGGCTTTTGGTGGATTTCTTTGACCCCGAGGCGCTGGCGGCCCAAGTGGCCGAGGTGCTGGCGCGCCCGCAGGATTTTGCCAGCCTTGGCGCGCGCGCCCGGGCGCGGGTGATGCAGGACTATGATTTCCTGACCCGCTGCCTGCCTGAGCACCTCAGCCAGATCAACCGGCTGGTGCCCTCCGCGCGGCCGATCCCGCTCCCCGAAGGGTAG
- the rfbA gene encoding glucose-1-phosphate thymidylyltransferase RfbA encodes MTQRKGIILAGGSGTRLYPITMAVSKQLLPLYDKPMIYYPISVLMLAGIREICVITTPQDADQFQRLLGDGSQWGVRLTYVEQPSPDGLAQAFILAEEFLAGAPSALVLGDNVFFGHGLPELLAAADAKEAGGTVFGYHVADPERYGVVAFDGDGRAHQIIEKPEVPPSNYAVTGLYFLDGSAPARAREVQPSARGELEITDLLQMYLNEGSLSVETMGRGYAWLDTGTHGSLLDAGNFVRTLHERQGLQTGCLEEIAYHADWISRDALAERAELFKKNSYGQYLKRLLG; translated from the coding sequence GTGACGCAGCGCAAAGGCATTATTCTGGCCGGAGGCTCCGGCACCCGGCTTTATCCGATCACCATGGCTGTCTCCAAGCAGCTCCTGCCGCTTTATGACAAGCCGATGATCTACTATCCGATCTCGGTACTGATGCTGGCGGGTATTCGCGAGATCTGCGTCATCACCACGCCGCAAGACGCCGATCAGTTCCAGCGGCTCTTGGGCGACGGCAGTCAATGGGGCGTCAGACTCACCTATGTGGAGCAACCCAGCCCCGATGGTCTGGCGCAGGCCTTCATTTTGGCCGAAGAGTTCCTCGCGGGGGCGCCCTCGGCGCTGGTGCTGGGCGACAACGTCTTTTTTGGCCATGGGTTGCCGGAGCTTCTGGCGGCGGCGGATGCCAAGGAGGCAGGTGGCACCGTCTTTGGCTATCATGTGGCGGATCCCGAGCGCTATGGCGTGGTGGCCTTTGATGGCGACGGGCGCGCCCATCAGATCATTGAAAAACCCGAGGTGCCGCCGTCGAACTACGCGGTGACCGGGCTCTATTTTCTGGACGGCTCTGCGCCTGCGCGCGCGCGCGAGGTCCAGCCCTCGGCGCGGGGCGAGCTGGAGATCACCGATCTTTTGCAGATGTATCTCAATGAGGGCAGCCTCTCGGTCGAAACCATGGGACGGGGCTATGCCTGGCTTGATACGGGTACGCATGGCAGCCTTCTGGATGCGGGCAATTTTGTGCGCACCCTCCACGAGCGTCAGGGTCTGCAGACCGGTTGCTTGGAGGAGATTGCCTATCACGCGGACTGGATCAGCCGCGACGCGCTGGCAGAGCGGGCGGAGCTTTTCAAAAAGAACAGCTATGGTCAGTATCTGAAACGACTGTTGGGCTGA
- the rfbD gene encoding dTDP-4-dehydrorhamnose reductase encodes MSILVFGATGQVARELARHEGVISVGREQADLSDPGACAALIRETAPEAVINAAAYTAVDKAETEEELATVINGAAPGAMAAACVQMGIPFVHISTDYVFAGTGEAPWQTDDPVAPPNAYGRSKRAGEEAVIAAGGTYAILRTSWVVSAHGNNFVKTMLRLGAARAQVSVVADQIGAPTPARDIAEACLKMARQLVLEPKKSGIYHFQGAPYVSWAGFAAEIFAISNLACEVVEIPTTDYPTPAVRPLNSRLDCTTLETVFGIPQPDWRRGLQDILKELAE; translated from the coding sequence ATGAGCATCCTTGTGTTTGGGGCAACCGGGCAGGTGGCTCGGGAATTGGCGCGTCATGAGGGGGTGATCTCTGTGGGGCGGGAGCAGGCGGATCTGTCGGATCCTGGCGCCTGTGCTGCGCTCATTCGCGAGACTGCGCCCGAGGCCGTGATCAATGCCGCTGCCTATACGGCGGTCGACAAGGCCGAAACCGAGGAAGAGCTGGCCACCGTCATCAATGGCGCGGCCCCCGGGGCGATGGCGGCGGCCTGCGTGCAGATGGGCATTCCATTTGTCCATATCTCGACCGATTATGTCTTTGCGGGCACTGGTGAGGCGCCCTGGCAGACGGATGATCCGGTGGCGCCGCCCAATGCCTATGGCCGCAGCAAGCGCGCCGGCGAAGAGGCGGTGATTGCGGCAGGCGGCACCTATGCGATTCTGCGCACCTCCTGGGTGGTCTCTGCCCATGGCAATAATTTTGTAAAAACCATGCTGCGCCTTGGGGCCGCGCGGGCGCAGGTGTCGGTGGTGGCGGACCAGATCGGCGCGCCCACCCCTGCGCGCGACATCGCAGAGGCCTGCCTCAAGATGGCGCGTCAGCTTGTGTTAGAGCCTAAAAAGTCCGGCATCTACCATTTTCAGGGCGCACCCTATGTGAGCTGGGCGGGCTTTGCGGCAGAGATTTTTGCCATCAGCAATCTGGCCTGCGAGGTTGTGGAGATCCCCACCACGGACTATCCCACCCCCGCTGTGCGGCCGCTGAACTCCCGACTGGATTGCACCACGTTAGAGACTGTTTTTGGCATCCCGCAGCCCGATTGGCGCCGCGGGTTGCAGGATATTTTGAAGGAGCTCGCAGAGTGA
- the rfbB gene encoding dTDP-glucose 4,6-dehydratase has product MKILVTGGAGFIGSAVVRQAIAAGHEVVNLDALTYAACLDNVASVAESPSYVFEEADIRDRAALDRIFAEHAPDAVMHLAAESHVDRSIDGPGDFIETNVTGTFNMLEAARKFWIAVGKPARFRFHHISTDEVYGSLPTDKSVMFTEETAYDPRSPYSASKASSDHLVRAWHETYGLPVVLTNCSNNYGPFHFPEKLIPVVILNALAGKALPIYGDGSNIRDWLYVEDHADALLLVLQKGENGRSYNVGGENERTNLELVETLCAILDDKRPREDGTSYKEQITFVTDRPGHDARYAIDPSRIRTELGWRPSVTVEEGLAKTVQWYLDNEDWWRALQSRKGVGERLGVQT; this is encoded by the coding sequence ATGAAGATACTGGTGACGGGCGGTGCGGGCTTTATCGGCTCTGCGGTGGTGCGCCAAGCGATTGCGGCAGGCCATGAGGTGGTCAACTTGGATGCGCTGACCTATGCGGCCTGTCTGGACAATGTCGCCAGCGTCGCCGAGAGCCCGTCTTATGTCTTTGAAGAGGCCGACATTCGCGATCGTGCCGCATTGGACCGGATCTTTGCCGAACATGCACCGGATGCTGTGATGCATCTGGCCGCCGAGAGCCATGTGGATCGTTCCATTGATGGGCCCGGTGATTTTATCGAGACAAATGTGACCGGTACCTTCAACATGCTTGAAGCTGCGCGCAAGTTCTGGATCGCGGTGGGAAAACCTGCGCGGTTTCGCTTCCATCATATCTCGACCGATGAGGTCTATGGCAGCCTGCCGACCGACAAATCGGTGATGTTCACGGAAGAGACCGCCTATGATCCGCGCTCGCCCTATTCGGCCTCCAAAGCCTCGAGCGACCATCTGGTGCGCGCCTGGCATGAGACCTATGGGCTGCCGGTGGTGCTGACCAATTGCTCCAACAACTACGGCCCCTTCCATTTCCCCGAAAAGCTCATCCCGGTGGTGATTTTGAATGCGCTCGCCGGTAAGGCCCTGCCGATCTATGGCGATGGGTCCAACATTCGCGACTGGCTCTATGTGGAAGATCACGCCGATGCGCTGTTGCTGGTGCTGCAGAAGGGCGAAAACGGGCGCAGCTATAATGTGGGCGGCGAAAATGAGCGCACCAACCTTGAGCTGGTGGAAACGCTTTGTGCGATCCTTGATGACAAGCGCCCGCGCGAGGATGGGACATCCTATAAGGAGCAGATCACCTTTGTGACGGATCGCCCCGGCCATGATGCACGCTATGCGATTGATCCTTCTCGTATTCGCACCGAGCTGGGCTGGCGCCCCTCGGTAACTGTCGAGGAAGGTTTGGCGAAAACGGTGCAATGGTATCTCGACAATGAGGATTGGTGGCGTGCTCTGCAGTCCCGCAAGGGCGTGGGCGAGCGTCTGGGTGTTCAGACATAA
- a CDS encoding acyltransferase family protein codes for MPALTAPQAHRAYLERTRFGALDGLRALAIGGVLIHHSALAQEAGAWSRGFLGVDLFFVISGFLITTLLLRERDREGAIALGAFYWRRALRILPLYYLVVTVAGIYFVIVSGHWEALKIWPAYYLFFANFLTEHIPTLYPTWSLSIEEQFYLLWPLVLIWLPPRLWGAVVLLGVVLNVVAVSGVLRTFGVVPFELGPLWVHLPDATYAPLLLGAGLALMLHDPRGFALVWRLLGGAGMPFVGLGVLLALVFLLLPQVLAGWPYLLVHLAMTGWLATLVLREDSWLHGMLRLRPLVRIGMVSYGIYLLHLMVLHMVRLAGEPLGFAQDSAIFLLAYWGGTFLLAEVSFRYYERYFLRLRHKPLGRMGAVRAGQSD; via the coding sequence ATGCCTGCCTTGACCGCGCCTCAAGCCCATCGCGCCTATCTGGAGCGGACCCGCTTTGGGGCGCTGGATGGGTTGCGGGCGCTGGCGATCGGGGGGGTCCTGATCCATCACAGCGCTCTAGCGCAGGAGGCGGGCGCGTGGTCGCGTGGTTTTCTGGGGGTGGATCTGTTCTTTGTGATTTCGGGATTTTTGATCACCACGCTTTTGTTGCGCGAGCGCGACCGGGAGGGGGCGATTGCGCTTGGGGCGTTTTACTGGCGCCGCGCGCTGCGCATCCTGCCGCTCTATTATCTGGTGGTGACCGTGGCTGGGATCTATTTTGTGATCGTCAGCGGCCATTGGGAGGCCCTGAAGATCTGGCCAGCCTATTACCTGTTTTTTGCCAATTTCCTCACCGAGCATATTCCGACGCTCTATCCTACCTGGTCCCTGTCAATCGAGGAGCAGTTCTATCTCTTGTGGCCACTGGTGCTGATCTGGTTGCCGCCGCGGCTCTGGGGGGCGGTGGTGCTCTTGGGGGTGGTGCTGAATGTGGTGGCCGTGAGCGGTGTACTCAGGACCTTTGGGGTCGTTCCGTTTGAGTTGGGCCCGCTCTGGGTGCATTTGCCCGATGCCACCTATGCGCCGCTCTTGTTGGGGGCGGGGCTAGCGTTAATGCTGCATGATCCGCGCGGGTTTGCACTTGTGTGGCGTCTTTTAGGTGGTGCGGGGATGCCTTTTGTGGGGCTTGGGGTTTTGTTGGCGCTGGTTTTTTTGCTGTTGCCGCAGGTACTGGCGGGCTGGCCCTATCTCTTGGTCCATTTGGCGATGACCGGTTGGCTGGCGACATTGGTGCTGCGTGAAGACAGCTGGCTACACGGGATGTTGCGTCTGCGTCCCTTGGTGCGCATCGGCATGGTCAGCTATGGTATCTACCTGTTGCATCTGATGGTTCTGCATATGGTGCGCCTTGCGGGCGAACCGCTTGGGTTTGCGCAGGACAGCGCGATCTTTCTTCTCGCATACTGGGGCGGTACGTTTCTTTTGGCGGAGGTAAGCTTTCGCTATTATGAGAGATATTTCCTGCGCTTGCGCCACAAGCCGCTGGGGCGGATGGGAGCCGTGCGCGCGGGACAGTCAGACTAA
- the rfbC gene encoding dTDP-4-dehydrorhamnose 3,5-epimerase, which yields MKVEDTKLSGVKILTPARFGDARGFFSESWNRKRMAEHGLDLEFVQDNHSMSADVGTIRGLHFQAPPHAQDKLVRCGQGVLFDVVVDIRNGSPTYGEWIGVELSAENGRQLLVPKGFLHGFITRAPMTEIIYKCTDYYAPECDGGVRWDSCGIDWGFDGQPILSEKDAAAPKFADLQSPFVF from the coding sequence ATGAAGGTCGAAGATACAAAACTCTCTGGTGTGAAAATCCTGACACCGGCGCGGTTTGGTGATGCGCGCGGTTTTTTTTCCGAGAGCTGGAACCGCAAGCGCATGGCTGAACATGGCCTCGATCTGGAGTTTGTGCAGGACAACCACTCCATGTCCGCCGATGTCGGCACTATTCGCGGTCTTCATTTCCAGGCCCCGCCCCATGCCCAGGACAAGCTTGTGCGCTGTGGGCAGGGGGTGCTGTTTGACGTGGTGGTCGATATCCGCAACGGCTCGCCCACTTATGGAGAATGGATCGGAGTGGAGCTTTCGGCCGAAAATGGCCGCCAACTCCTGGTGCCCAAAGGTTTTTTGCACGGGTTCATCACCCGCGCGCCGATGACCGAGATCATCTATAAATGCACCGATTACTACGCGCCCGAGTGCGACGGGGGGGTGCGCTGGGACAGCTGCGGGATTGATTGGGGCTTTGATGGCCAGCCGATCCTGTCGGAAAAAGATGCCGCCGCGCCCAAGTTTGCGGATTTGCAAAGCCCCTTCGTATTCTGA